A part of Salmo salar chromosome ssa18, Ssal_v3.1, whole genome shotgun sequence genomic DNA contains:
- the LOC106577024 gene encoding BCL2/adenovirus E1B 19 kDa protein-interacting protein 3: MSLQKEIPYEESLQGSWVELHYNTGSGSQVCQEQISTTALDVDLEKLLLDAQHESSRSTSRGSSQCDSPLRSQTPLLLFRGSEGNSSQSEEDNQEIIREVENLLKKNADWIWDWSSRPENNPPKEFLLKHPRRSASLSIRKTSVMKKGGVLSPDFLKLFLPSLFISHILAVGLGIYIGRRLSTYSTY; the protein is encoded by the exons ATGTCGCTTCAGAAGGAAATTCCGTATGAGGAGAGCTTGCAGG GTTCCTGGGTGGAGCTGCACTATAACACTGGCAGTGGGAGTCAGGTGTGCCAGGAGCAGATCTCAACAACCGCTCTTGATGTAGACCTGGAGAAGTTACTACTAGACGCCCAACACGAGTCAAGCAGGAGTACCTCGAGAGGAAGCTCACAATGTGACAG TCCGCTTAGGTCACAGACTCCTCTTCTTCTGTTTAGAGGCTCAGAGGGAAACAGTTCACAG TCTGAGGAAGATAACCAAGAAATAATCCGGGAAGTAGAGAATCTACTGAAGAAGAATGCTGACTGGATCTGGGACTGGTCCAGTCGTCCTGAGAACAACCCACCAAA GGAGTTTCTGCTGAAACACCCCAGGCGCTCAGCCTCTCTCAGCATCAGGAAGACCAGCGTCATGAAGAAGGGAGGCGTTCTCTCCCCTGACTTCCTCAAGCTTTTCCTTCCTTCATTATTCATTTCTCATATACTCGCAGTTGGCCTGGG GATATACATTGGGAGGCGCCTCAGCACATACAGCACCTACTGA